From the genome of Salvelinus namaycush isolate Seneca chromosome 1, SaNama_1.0, whole genome shotgun sequence:
acagtcgttgtttggatttagaacatcgtttttccctcttgaattagcaagcacaatggccaagtggcgcgaagctctcctttctgaacaaaggcacacaatgcaacacgcctaacgtcccgaataaatttcaaaaatctaataaaactatattgaaaaaacatactttacgatgatattgtgacatgtatcaaataaaatcaaagccggagatagtagttgCCTATAATgacggcttttcagaaggcaattccagttCCAccttcgcgctttccagaaaacaggaaatggatgactcgtcgtgtcaagaggatatattccacctcagaccaagataaacacttcctttcttctctcacttcatcttgacatctaggggaaggtgtatgacgtgcatgtatactcatacgtatcatgcccatttataggcaggcccttgaacagagcatcattttcagactttccacttcctggtcagaaagtgtgctgccaaatgagttctgttttactcacagacaaaattcaaacggttttagaaactagagagtgttttctatccaatagtaataataatatgcatattgtacgagcaagaatagagtacgaggccgtttaaattgggcacgatttccccccaaagtgtaaatagcgccctctatcctcaacaggttttaagccTCATTTGTCTGTTTTTGAGGATAGCTGCTCTTTGTCCTGGCTTCACCATGTAGTACTAAAATACTGTTTGAAGCAGAAACAATGATGTGCAATGATGCCCAGTAGTGTAAAAGCCATCGTACTGTCATGAATATCCTACAGCAAATGAAAAACAATAACAACCAAAACCATTTCAAGTCACCAAATGGAAAGGCTCCTGATGTAGGCAAAGTGTCCTGTCACCAACAGGTATAGTCTACCTTAACACCCACTGACCCACAGGTAAACGCTTCATCTCCACAACACAACCTAGCCCTGTAAAGACATTTTCCTCCGAACACACATGTTGACATTAGTGGACATTAGTACTTGGACAGTATGAAGACCCCAGCCTTActttatgtgtgagtgtgtgctgtTTGAGGTGATGGGACTGTATGAACTCCATGCCACACTCGCTGCAGATGTATGGCCGGATGTCTTTGTGCTTCATCATGTGGTTCTGCAGCTGACTGGGGTACTGGAAGCTCTTCTGGCACTCACTACACCTATACAGAAAACAGACATTCAGTACACCTATACAGAAAACAGACATTCAGTACACCTATACAGAAAACAGACATTCAGTACACCTATACAGAAAACAGACACTACACCTAGACACAAAACACAAACTCACTACACCTGGACAGAAAACAGACACTCTGAAGTGGCCTGGATTTATCCAAAAAAGCTAAATCCTTCCACTACCTTGGGAGTCAACAGAAAGTTGCATGCATTAAATAACATGTTTAAATTTAAGTTCAAGCTCAAACTGAAAGTGAAAGAGATATTCAGCCACTTGATGAACATGTAGGTCCAGTCATAACTGTACTTCTTATTTATTAAAAGTTTACACATTTCGGCATTGGAGCCTTCATCGGAGCGTTTGCTAATACCAGAGACTGTATAACTGTATAATCATACTGTATTAGATGTATACAGTAGTAGACGTGTAGCCTTCGGTTTATAAGGACTTTTATTTTAGTGTTAGGTACTGTAAGTCTTTTGAGTCTTttgggacttttattttgaaagcgACAATAAATGTCCCTGGCTCCTTGGTTGTCTTGGTCTGGAGACAACAAGTAATAGTTTCCTGTTATAATCCGCATTTAATTTTTTGCTGCCGTACCCACAACCAGAAATAAGGGTAACAGAAGTATGAGGTAATGTGTTtaaaccacttttttttttttttacattttctggtTTAAACCCCAGCTGGTGTTTCTGGGTATATGTACCTGTAGAGGGTGGGTCCTCTGTGGGCCGTCAGGTGTCTCTTGAGCTGGGCCAGAGTGGGGAAGTCTAGACCACACTCTACACATACGTTCTCCTGGCCCTTCTCATGCTTCAGCTCATGGGCCCGCAGCTCACTAGGATAGGCAAAGCCCCTCCCACACACCCCAcaactggagaggagagatgaataGCAATTGATTATTTGTCTAGCAGAAAGTAGACACTAACTAATCAAGAGTCATGAATAGTCATATTTATAACTATTCCTGAACTTTAGTTTATCTTCTTAAAGGGAAATTCCACCCAAAAGCTATATTCTGGTATTTGTTTcgttagtccattgttgatacagtcccaacaTGTTTTGCATGCCTGCAGTCACATTTTAATAAATACTGCTGgcatgatgcattttgcatcataagGGTGGAGTTTTCCTGTAAGTTTGAGTCAAAGACGGAAGGCATGTAATGTAAGGTCCTTGTTAATTCAATAATTTTCTTAGTTATCAACTCGACTAACAAAACAGTATCTCCTGGATGTGTGAAACAGAACAGACAGTCTAGACAAAGCTCATCCCAGTACTGACCTGTATGGCTTCACATCACTATGCTGCATCATGTGTCTCTTCAGGTGGCTGGTCTGGGTGAAGGCTTTGTGGCACACCTGGCACTTGTGTGGCCTTGTGCCCTGGTGGGTAAGAAGGTGGGTGTGCAGGTGGCTTAGCTGCTTGAACAGCTTGCCACACAGGTGGCAGCCGTGAGGCTTGAGCCCGCTGTGGCCCAGGATGTGTGTGACCAGGTTATACTTGGAGGTGTATGACTTTTCACACATACGGCACTTCCAACGCTTCTGGTCTCCCCCTACGTCTACGTAGTAGCTGTCGTCAATGTGGATGTTGAGACCTAGCTTCTCAGCGCTGGTCATCCCACCTCGGGGGCCTCCGTCTGGGCCACACCGACTAGGTCTGAGGGCCTCTCTGGGGTAGAAGGCTCCAGGAGAGAGGTGCATGACAGGCCCAGGCATGAAaaaggggaaggggaggaggctggggtggagagagggaaagaatgggggaggagggtggtgcaggaggagaggagagggaggccaCAGAGGTGAGGGGCTGATTGGTTCCTGTTTCACCTGCACTGCGAGGCCCATAGGTGGATCATACCTGGACCGAGCCCTGCTGTGCAGCTGGAGCCGGGTCAGGTCGATCATACCTGGGATGGgcatgggagagggagagagacgcgGATGAGAAGGGAGGGAGAACGGACGGTGGGAGAGATCAACAGTCCTGGTGTTGCCTCGACGCTccacctcctccatgtctccaggAGTGGGGGATTCGGAACCCTCCATTTTGAGTGGAGTTCTTTTGCGTTTTTGGGAGCCTTCGCTCTGGGTGTAATGAATTCCCTCAAGGCCCATAGGGAGATGGTGAGTCAGAGGGCTGAAGGTGGTGCTGTAGGCCTCTCTGGTCAGGGAGAGGGAGCGTTTGGGGGGGTTCAGGTAGAGTGGAGATTGGCTCAGGTAAAGACTGGGGTGAGAGACAGGTCTCAGGTCTTCCCTAAGAGGACTCCTCCTGTCTGGTCTGAAACCTAGGACATCTGTGTCCATCATTTACCTGCATGGGGAAATACAGAGAGGAAACCAGTTATTTATTTAAACTATTACAATATATTTATCATAAGAATGCTTCTTCGAGACCTGAAGAATAGGAAACAGCACTTAATTGAGAGTTATAGTGACACACCTACAGCACAGGTAGTAGTGACAAACCAAAATGCTGTCCTCTGTTATACCTCTTTAATCTGTCACTTCTCTCAACCacccatttttattttatttaaccaggcaagtcagctaagaacaaattattatttacaatgacaggctaggaacagtgtgttaactgccttgttcaggggcagaacgatttttaccttggcagctctgggatttgatctagcaaccttccggtaactggcccaacactctaaccactaggctacctgctgcccctctgAAATCAGGAACTAACTTTTACCTCTCCCTCCTGCACACTTtacacttctccctctctatctgcTCTGTTCATTTTTTTGCACGGATGGGTGGAAGGTTACTTCTCCTTTTGTCCTCCGCTAGTGCTCGATATATGATATCTTACTGTGCTTTAGAGATCCACATGTTCCAAACACATGGACAATTTGTAGGTCTGCATACCCTGTATTCTCTCTGAAGAACCAATCAACTACATACACTAAAGAGTAGCCTGTGTATGATCAGGCTAATGTTGGAGTTTTTGTGGTTATGAATGGAAGACAGACAAATGAGATTAGCTGTGATAGAATGAATCAGACAATGTGACGGGGAACTGTTCAACTTCTGCAGATTAGCTAAAAGAGGATGAGACAATACTGTTCATAATAAGGCTATTTATGTAAATACAGTGTGAGGGATGTTTCTGTGAACTGTTATCATCCTACAGCAGTGGGGGGTtgctgagaggaggacggctcGTAATAATGgatggaacggagcgaatggaatggcatcaaacacatgatacagtggtggaaaaagtacccggattgtcatacttgagtaaaagtcaagtcacccagtaaaatacaacatgagtagaagtctaaaagtatttggttttaaatttaCTTAaagcatcaaaagtaaatgtacttGCTAAAATATGCCTCAGTATCAAAAGCAAAAGTTAAAGTAGAAATACTTTtttattccttatattaagcaaaccagacggctccattttcatgtttttattttatttacggatagccaggggcacgctccaacactctgacataatttacaaacgaaacaCGTGTTTGGTGAGTCCGCTAGATCAGAGCCAGTAGGGATAACCAAGGATGTTATCtggataagtgtgtgaattagaccatattcctgtcctgctaagcattcaaaatatacTTTTGGTtgttagggaaaatgtatggagtaaaaagtacattattttctttaggaatgtagtaagtaaaagtaaaagtagtcaaaaatataaatagtaaagtaaaatacagataccccaaaaaatgacttaagtagtattttaaagtatttttacttaagtagtttacACCACtaatttgataccattccacctattccgctccagcctttACCACGAGctagtcctccccaattaaggtttcACCAACCGCCTATGTTCTACAGAGAAAGACCAGTGAGATCTTCCAATGTTGATAGGGATAGGGAACGGGATGGTGATGGTCATCATAAAGGATAAAGATTCGATCACAAATCAATTCTTGTTCATAGAAAGACACAGCAAATAGTCTACTCTAAGCTTCAATTTGTTATTGCGTTCAAAGTGTGAAAAGAATATCATGATGTGAAGTATACAACATTACAATACTATACACAGAACATGGTACAGCATGGAAAGACccctctgtcgctctctgtctgtctgccatgcTAGTTTGCATCCCCAGTGAATACAACACAACTCACACATTAAAACAAAAGCCCCTCCTCATCCCCCTGCCATACCCTACCCTGTTAGTCCTATGTTGGATCTGAGGGACTCACCAGCTCAGTGTAGCTCagcctgtctgtcctctcctctgtactGTTGCAGTAGTGCAGTAGCTGTGTATTAGGCTGAGGTACCAGCTCCTGTACCTATCTCTCTGGCTACTCTGCTCCGCTCTCGCCCTGCTGCTGTCCTGACAATGAGCTACCCGTCCACGGACAGCATTTGAAGTGACTTAAGAAagtgaacaggaacaatcacttTGTTCTCATTTTTCAGATGAGTACCTtcggagagaaggaaggaagggaggggagaggaagtcAACAAGCCTAGTGCCTTCCTGCAGAAAAATAAGGAAACCCTAGATAGACATCTTCATTTCTCTACAAAATAAGGATTTACACTGCTTTGGGGGTGACTGGATGAGGCTCGTTTTTAACAATTCAATAGTAGTACAACGTTGTTTAAGTATTGTGTATTCATTAAAAGGCATGCAAGTCTAGGAGAGGAGTTTTAGACTGTCAACACCAACAGTTCTGGGAGTCACTTTCACATGTCTGCTTTTCCCATCCTGCAGGGTTGAACATAATACCACTGTACGTAGCTATGAAGTTAGTGCAATAATGGTTTCAGgaaatgtgcaaaaaaaaatgATGCTGGAAAGACAATTTATGCATATATGATTTAATTGAATTAGGAATAAATATTTCGTTTTGTGAAGCTGATGAATGCTCTTGGTTAGGTTATCATTTCTATTTAGAAAGTTTAAGTGCCATGATGACATGACTTCAGGATTTCAAGTTGTATAGACACAAAACTAAATCAAAGTCAAGCTCTGTCTGCTTTGACATATTGTATATTAGGGTATCAATGTAATGACTGGGAATATTAGAGTATTTCAAGGTATTCCTTTGTTCACCTGGTCTGCTTTACCCACTTGGGTGATGGGGAGGTGTTCTGCAGCATAAACAGAAGGATTGAGTTGAATCGTATTAGGACAGTGTAACATGTAGTGAGTCAATACAGCCACATGGCGTTGGAGAACCTCGCTGAAACACGGGAGAAGAGCTCAGTTGTTGAGCAATATGTCTGACTGGTAGTCTACCAGGTATTATACAACGGGTAGGTCTAATCCTGAAgcctgattggttaaaagcgcattccagccagtgtctattccacaagttaccaacGGCTATGACGTTCAAAttcctatttactctgttccatctgattgcgcaatccactgtctcatcaagcCAGGCATTGCAGTTACAAACTTGatatccactataaaaagcaACTAGACATTCTCACATttattttagactaacatttagttttagatttgtatgaactttgctgtctgtctctccgacatttgcaacattgtttcaatattcaactCCAACTGCTccatagtaatgaatgtgtcggagtcgggagtcgggacgagagagagtggcaggcagcgtttctcaatCAGTCTAagtcatgaatcagctggcataatttttatggatatatatacaaagaaatgtaaattgaaaaaaggtcaaacgaaacaAAGTGTTgttagtttgcagtctttccagcttcagtttgaagttattGTGTCTCAATATTGAATTGCGatctccaaatcaaatcaaagtttatttgtcacgtgcgccgaatacaacagtgaagtgcttacttacaggctctaaccaatagtgcaaaaaagttattaggtgaacaataggtaggtaaagaaataaaacaacagtaaaaagacaggctatttccagtagcaaggctataaaagtagcgaggctacatacagacaccggttagtcaggctgattgaggtagtatgtacatgtagatatggttaaagtgactatgtacagtggggagaacaagtatttgatacactgccgattttgcaggttttcctacttacaaagcatgtagaggtctgtaatttttatcataggtacacttcaactgtgagagatggaaatccagaaaatcacattgtatgatttttaggtaattaattagcattttattgcatgacataagtatttgatacatcagaaaagcagaacttaatatttggtacagaaacctttgtttgcaattacagagatcatacgtttcccgtagttcttgaccaggtttgcacacactgcagcagggattttggcccactcctccatagagaccttctccagatccttcaggtttcggggctgtcgctgggcaatacggactttcagctccctccaaagattttctattgggttcaggtctggagactggctaggccactccaggaccttgagatgcttcttacggagccactccttagttgccctggctgtgtgtttcgggtcgttgtcatgctggaagacccagccacgacccatcttcaatgctcttactgagggaaggaggttgttggccaagatctcgcgatacatggccccatccatcctcccctcaatacggtgcagtcgtcctgtctcctttgcagaaaagcatccccaaagaatgatgtttccacctccatgcttcacggttgggatggtgttcttggggttgtactcatccttcttcttcctccaaacatggtgagtggagtttagaccaaaaagttatatttttgtctcatcagaccacatgaccttctcccattcctcctctggatcatccagatggttattggcaaacttcagacgggcctggacatgcgctggcttgagcagggggaccttgcgtgcgctgcaggattttaatccatgacggcgtagtgtgttactaatggttttctttgagactgtggtcccagctctcttcaggtcattgaccaggtcctgccgtgtagttctgggctgatcccttaccttcctcatgatcattgatgccccacgaggtgagatcttgcatggagcccccttcttccattttctaataattgcgccaacagttgttgccttctcaccaagctgcttgcctattgtcctgtagcccatcagagccttgtgcaggtctacaattttatccctgatgccTGATGTCCTTActcagctctctggtcttggccattgtggagaggttggagtctgtttgattgagtgtgtggacaggtgtcttttatacaggtaacgagttcaaacaggcgcagttaatacaggtaatgagtggagaacaggagggcttcttaaagaaaaactaacaggtctgtgagagccggaattcttactggttggtaggtgatcaaatacttatgtcatgcaataaaatgcaaattaattacttaaaaatcatacaatgtgattttctggatttttgttttagattccgtctctcacagttgaagtgtacctatgataaaaatgacataCCTCTACATGTTttataagtaggaaaacctgcaaaattggcagtgtgtcaaatacttgttctccccactgtatatatgatgaacagagagtagcagtagcgtaaaagaggggttggcgggtggtggatgggacacaatgcagatagcccggttagtcaatgtgcgggagcactggttggtcggcccaattgaggtagtatgtacatgaatgtatagttaaagtgactatgcatatatgataaacagagagtagcagcagtg
Proteins encoded in this window:
- the LOC120044566 gene encoding zinc finger protein 366-like, which produces MMDTDVLGFRPDRRSPLREDLRPVSHPSLYLSQSPLYLNPPKRSLSLTREAYSTTFSPLTHHLPMGLEGIHYTQSEGSQKRKRTPLKMEGSESPTPGDMEEVERRGNTRTVDLSHRPFSLPSHPRLSPSPMPIPGMIDLTRLQLHSRARSRYDPPMGLAVQVKQEPISPSPLWPPSPLLLHHPPPPFFPSLHPSLLPFPFFMPGPVMHLSPGAFYPREALRPSRCGPDGGPRGGMTSAEKLGLNIHIDDSYYVDVGGDQKRWKCRMCEKSYTSKYNLVTHILGHSGLKPHGCHLCGKLFKQLSHLHTHLLTHQGTRPHKCQVCHKAFTQTSHLKRHMMQHSDVKPYSCGVCGRGFAYPSELRAHELKHEKGQENVCVECGLDFPTLAQLKRHLTAHRGPTLYRCSECQKSFQYPSQLQNHMMKHKDIRPYICSECGMEFIQSHHLKQHTLTHKGVKEHKCRICGREFTLLANMKRHILIHTNIRAYQCHLCFKSFVQKQTLKAHMIVHSDIKPYKCKLCGKEFNRMHNLMGHMHLHSDSRPFKCLYCPSKFTLKGNLTRHMKVKHGIMDRGLDARVSRRQGRFCLSAPLGLLTRYSQEEPFDLSQKPRRPRPCLRLSQSDGESVPGSSCQDEDEEESLYRRSQYSPEVYQHHTGGQAYRSETTKQMYRQDMETSGQVYPPGADGEVYQPVSEPGDADKQLYQCVTGRQVYDSDSELGDQLYQPNLELGDQMYETESEAGEHHIGGKLCYPQSGNTGEHMYHSDSEVGCQSYQPDPDQLEIGDQVYHSDPGEEMMDTPEPCEKDYHSDPGVLTKTIGTDEEEEEDLVRAGSRVEEEQRKQFRRYLSREEYRRVRSYNDSKSSSSTE